A window from Candidatus Neomarinimicrobiota bacterium encodes these proteins:
- a CDS encoding M28 family peptidase, with product MKLYRSVLLVLSGCTLAGAAWGTIGETEITAEEILKHVKYLASNKLEGRRAGTRGDKKTARYITREFRSYGLRPMGDSPRSFRHSFEFISGVKLGRRNRLEVESVDGTYNLKLHKDYRPVGFSASESAEGRLVFAGYGIDSDKPDYHDYDGIDINGKVVVILRHSPDGTNPHGDFSRFAALRYKAMTARENGASAIIFVTGPEDDPDEDYLMKLRYDQSFADSGIPVVMITQRRAGELISLAGHDLAEVQKRINKDQTPFSFDIPASVQMAASVEKVAAQSVNLVGVVAGIDPDLANEYVVVGAHYDHLGWGGEGSLAPDTVAVHNGADDNASGTAGLLELAQWFSEHPQKRSIIFIAFGAEELGLLGSAALVDDPPFVLENVVAMINMDMIGRLKDTTLVVGGAGTSSVWKEMVAQKTGQFNLSPKFDDAGYGSSDHQSFYLKDIPVLFLFTGTHENYHRPSDDWEFINVAGEERIVRLAAELIGELASEPTRPDFVKVKQEQPTRGGFAVSLGTIPDYAGTDVDGMLLSGVREGSPADKGGLQADDIIIMLGGKEVQSIYDYMYALQELKPDKAVPVVVRRDGEEVELEVTPVRRRE from the coding sequence ATGAAACTGTATAGAAGTGTTCTATTGGTGCTGTCTGGATGTACGCTCGCTGGAGCGGCATGGGGCACCATCGGCGAAACAGAAATCACAGCAGAAGAGATACTGAAGCATGTGAAATACTTGGCTTCCAACAAACTGGAAGGCCGCAGAGCGGGGACTAGAGGTGACAAAAAGACCGCCCGCTATATCACACGGGAGTTTCGCTCTTATGGTCTCAGACCGATGGGAGATTCCCCTCGTTCCTTTCGTCATTCATTTGAATTCATCTCAGGGGTCAAGCTGGGAAGGCGAAATCGTCTTGAGGTGGAATCCGTTGATGGCACATACAATCTTAAGCTTCACAAGGACTACCGACCCGTGGGGTTTTCCGCCTCCGAATCGGCTGAGGGCAGACTCGTCTTCGCCGGTTACGGGATAGACTCGGATAAACCGGACTACCACGATTATGATGGCATCGACATCAACGGTAAGGTAGTGGTAATACTACGTCACTCCCCCGACGGGACGAATCCACACGGTGATTTCAGTCGTTTCGCTGCACTTCGTTATAAGGCGATGACCGCAAGAGAAAACGGTGCCTCAGCCATTATCTTTGTCACCGGCCCGGAAGATGACCCAGATGAAGACTATCTCATGAAACTGCGCTACGATCAGAGTTTCGCTGATTCCGGAATTCCTGTGGTGATGATTACCCAAAGGCGGGCCGGAGAATTGATCAGTCTGGCGGGGCACGACTTGGCAGAGGTTCAGAAGAGAATCAATAAGGATCAGACGCCATTTTCGTTCGATATCCCTGCATCCGTCCAGATGGCGGCGTCAGTAGAAAAAGTGGCGGCACAATCTGTCAACCTCGTGGGCGTTGTGGCAGGGATCGATCCTGATCTGGCCAACGAGTATGTCGTGGTAGGCGCCCATTACGATCATCTCGGCTGGGGAGGAGAAGGTTCCCTTGCTCCTGACACGGTAGCCGTTCACAATGGAGCTGATGACAATGCATCCGGCACGGCGGGCCTTCTCGAACTGGCACAGTGGTTCAGTGAACATCCTCAGAAACGGAGCATCATTTTCATTGCTTTTGGGGCGGAAGAGCTGGGTCTTCTGGGATCTGCGGCACTGGTGGACGATCCTCCTTTCGTGCTGGAAAATGTAGTGGCGATGATCAACATGGACATGATAGGCCGGCTGAAAGATACGACACTGGTGGTCGGCGGTGCGGGCACCTCTTCCGTCTGGAAGGAGATGGTGGCGCAAAAGACAGGACAGTTTAATCTTTCACCCAAGTTTGACGATGCGGGCTACGGATCGAGCGACCATCAGTCGTTCTATCTCAAGGATATTCCTGTCCTGTTCCTCTTCACCGGAACGCATGAGAATTATCACCGGCCGTCCGATGACTGGGAGTTCATCAATGTAGCTGGTGAAGAAAGAATTGTCCGACTGGCGGCCGAGCTTATCGGGGAACTGGCCAGTGAGCCGACCCGGCCGGATTTCGTGAAAGTGAAACAGGAACAGCCGACCCGCGGAGGATTCGCTGTATCCCTGGGGACTATCCCGGACTATGCCGGCACGGATGTTGATGGAATGCTGCTTTCTGGCGTGAGAGAAGGGAGCCCGGCCGATAAAGGAGGACTGCAAGCTGATGATATCATCATCATGCTGGGGGGCAAAGAGGTGCAAAGTATTTACGACTATATGTACGCCCTTCAGGAGCTTAAACCGGATAAGGCAGTTCCTGTCGTAGTGAGGCGCGACGGCGAAGAAGTTGAGCTGGAGGTTACGCCAGTCAGGCGGAGAGAGTGA
- a CDS encoding glycerophosphodiester phosphodiesterase family protein → MASVALIIIFITAVVIKHLFFWQPMDVSHFYANGPLKMGHRGSPKNAPENTLPSYKQAVRVGLKAIEMDVVTTKDGFVVCSHNHDLERETDGFGYIHEMTLDELRRIDAGKKFPQFSPSKIPLLEEAVEAVPDDVLLNIEIKAAGALDLGTVRYVADIIQRRNLYGRVMVSSFHPLVIGWMKRLNSRVPTAYIWTDDNTVPKILRKPRFINLVHPDMLNLEAHLLDDYTLTFTNRKGMKINAWTVNSQPAMEWLLRKGADGIISNYPELMHKAVSKAGETDETV, encoded by the coding sequence GTGGCTTCGGTAGCGCTCATTATCATCTTTATCACTGCTGTGGTGATCAAACACCTCTTCTTCTGGCAACCGATGGATGTGAGTCATTTCTACGCCAACGGTCCACTCAAGATGGGCCATCGTGGCTCACCGAAGAATGCACCGGAAAACACGTTACCATCTTATAAACAGGCAGTAAGAGTAGGACTCAAAGCTATCGAGATGGATGTGGTGACCACGAAAGATGGATTCGTTGTCTGTTCCCACAATCACGATCTGGAGCGGGAGACGGACGGCTTCGGATATATCCATGAAATGACTCTCGATGAACTAAGGAGGATTGATGCCGGGAAAAAGTTCCCTCAGTTCTCCCCCTCAAAGATACCGTTACTGGAGGAGGCTGTTGAAGCCGTCCCGGATGATGTTCTGCTGAACATAGAGATTAAAGCTGCTGGGGCGCTGGATCTTGGAACCGTCAGATACGTGGCTGACATCATTCAGCGCAGAAACCTGTATGGGCGGGTAATGGTCTCAAGTTTTCATCCGCTGGTAATTGGCTGGATGAAGAGGTTGAATAGTCGTGTTCCAACCGCATATATTTGGACGGACGATAACACTGTACCGAAGATTCTGCGAAAGCCGAGATTCATCAACCTCGTTCATCCAGACATGCTTAATCTGGAAGCGCACTTGTTGGATGATTATACACTGACATTTACCAACCGTAAAGGGATGAAAATCAACGCGTGGACTGTGAACAGTCAGCCAGCTATGGAATGGCTGCTGCGAAAAGGGGCAGACGGAATCATATCTAACTATCCTGAATTGATGCACAAAGCCGTAAGTAAAGCCGGAGAAACTGATGAAACTGTATAG
- a CDS encoding penicillin acylase family protein, translating to MKLVKRTGLILLVIVVIMLVFARLYLDYPLPEYEGELTLKGLQEPVEVFFDEYAVPHIYAANEQDLFFAAGYIMARERLFQMTVTAATVEGRLSELFGKSQLENDIFLRTWGIAKAAKLAVENMAPQTRDLVDASVAGVNRYIDDVGSDLPVEFKLLGIKPIRWEAKHATGYGKLMAYFLNQSWYPEILYGQIRYMFGDDKMKELRPFVSDEASDALPPSAFDFRSLWEMMSVADAGIRKLNGMRGGHLGSNNWVIGGERTVSGKPILANDPHLEFSQPAKWYEMHLVGGRFNVSGACLTGIPLVVLGQNNSCAWGFTNLMTDDVDFYLETINPQDPNQYLYDGEWRDIEGRKETIAVKGAADTTIVIRQTHHGPIISDIHYLLKESPQVLAFRWVGHEVTDEITALMKLNLMSNWDEFTEATKTFAAPGQNVVYADVEGNIGWRPMVWIPTRKGAEALVPLPGESSEWDWQGFVPYEELPYKFNPPDGLIITANHQTISNDSYYVSNLWIHPSRYERIAERLGSLDKISPDDVAGTQLDVVSPYARETAQHFVGAYQAESLGNDTNLNHAIELLRDWDGSFDIESTAATLFSCAQLKLMENIYADEMSLMGDRFFTGWIGPVGAAGNWSLSMRNLKTVLERGGSSWVDNVETTGHEELLNEILRQSLEEGVREVESLLGPSPHSWAWGKIHTLSHPHTIGNISGFLDGLFDFNVGPFPSGGSSTTINNGEYKMSAPFDQIVGASFRRIVDFSNFDRTRFILPTGQSGLPKSPHYADQAELYINGQYRTTYYGDEQVRDMGLRHLVINPVQ from the coding sequence ATGAAACTGGTGAAGAGAACCGGCCTGATTCTTCTTGTCATTGTTGTGATAATGCTGGTATTTGCGCGGCTTTATCTTGACTACCCTCTGCCGGAATATGAAGGAGAACTGACGCTGAAAGGACTGCAGGAACCGGTTGAAGTCTTCTTCGATGAATATGCTGTCCCCCACATTTATGCTGCCAATGAACAGGATCTGTTCTTTGCCGCCGGCTATATTATGGCCCGGGAGCGGCTCTTCCAGATGACTGTCACCGCCGCCACCGTGGAGGGGAGACTTTCTGAGCTATTCGGCAAGAGCCAGCTGGAGAATGATATCTTCCTGCGCACGTGGGGGATTGCAAAGGCTGCAAAACTTGCGGTTGAGAATATGGCGCCGCAGACGCGCGATCTTGTGGATGCCAGTGTTGCTGGCGTCAATCGATACATTGATGATGTCGGCTCTGATCTGCCAGTTGAATTCAAACTTCTAGGAATAAAGCCCATCCGCTGGGAAGCGAAGCACGCCACAGGCTACGGCAAGCTTATGGCATACTTCTTGAATCAGTCGTGGTATCCGGAGATTCTCTACGGACAGATACGCTACATGTTCGGTGATGACAAAATGAAGGAGCTGCGGCCGTTTGTGTCTGATGAAGCTAGTGATGCACTTCCTCCATCGGCATTCGATTTTCGTTCCTTGTGGGAGATGATGTCCGTTGCAGATGCTGGAATTCGAAAACTGAATGGGATGCGTGGGGGACACCTCGGTTCCAACAATTGGGTGATTGGCGGCGAGCGGACGGTTTCTGGAAAGCCCATTCTGGCAAATGATCCACACCTTGAGTTTTCACAGCCGGCCAAATGGTACGAGATGCATCTGGTGGGCGGACGGTTCAACGTAAGCGGCGCCTGCCTTACCGGGATTCCGCTGGTGGTCTTGGGGCAGAATAATTCTTGTGCCTGGGGATTTACCAATCTAATGACAGACGATGTCGATTTCTATCTGGAGACCATCAATCCCCAGGATCCGAACCAATATCTGTATGACGGTGAATGGAGGGATATCGAAGGGAGGAAAGAGACGATTGCAGTAAAAGGCGCAGCCGACACCACTATTGTTATCCGGCAGACCCATCACGGCCCAATCATTTCAGATATCCACTATCTGTTGAAGGAAAGTCCTCAAGTGCTTGCTTTCCGCTGGGTAGGCCATGAAGTAACTGATGAAATTACGGCGCTCATGAAGCTCAATCTGATGTCGAACTGGGATGAGTTCACAGAGGCGACGAAGACCTTTGCGGCGCCGGGCCAGAATGTAGTCTATGCTGATGTGGAAGGGAATATTGGCTGGCGGCCTATGGTGTGGATCCCCACGCGGAAGGGAGCCGAAGCGCTGGTTCCTCTGCCGGGCGAATCGTCAGAATGGGACTGGCAAGGATTCGTACCGTATGAGGAACTTCCCTATAAGTTTAACCCACCGGACGGGCTGATCATTACGGCTAATCACCAGACCATCAGCAACGACAGCTATTATGTCTCGAATCTCTGGATACATCCGTCCCGCTATGAGCGGATCGCTGAACGGTTGGGGAGCCTGGATAAGATATCACCGGACGATGTGGCTGGGACACAACTGGATGTAGTCTCACCTTACGCGCGAGAGACAGCGCAGCACTTTGTCGGTGCCTACCAGGCAGAATCTCTTGGTAACGATACTAATCTCAACCACGCTATAGAATTGCTGAGAGATTGGGATGGAAGTTTTGATATCGAGTCTACGGCCGCCACCCTATTCAGCTGTGCGCAGTTGAAACTTATGGAAAATATCTATGCCGATGAAATGTCTCTCATGGGTGATCGCTTTTTCACGGGGTGGATCGGCCCCGTGGGGGCTGCCGGCAACTGGAGTCTTTCCATGCGTAATCTGAAAACTGTTCTGGAGCGTGGAGGCTCATCTTGGGTGGACAACGTGGAGACGACGGGTCACGAGGAATTGCTGAATGAAATACTGCGGCAGTCATTAGAAGAAGGCGTGCGAGAAGTGGAAAGTCTGCTGGGCCCATCTCCGCACAGCTGGGCGTGGGGCAAAATTCATACACTTTCGCACCCTCATACCATCGGCAATATAAGCGGATTTCTTGATGGACTGTTCGATTTCAACGTCGGACCGTTCCCCAGCGGCGGCTCCAGCACTACGATCAACAACGGTGAGTACAAAATGTCAGCGCCCTTTGATCAGATTGTGGGGGCTTCCTTCCGCCGCATCGTCGATTTTTCAAATTTTGACAGGACACGGTTTATTCTCCCCACAGGCCAGTCGGGACTACCCAAGAGTCCTCACTACGCCGATCAGGCAGAGCTTTACATCAACGGCCAATATCGAACAACTTATTACGGTGACGAGCAGGTGAGGGATATGGGATTACGTCATTTGGTAATTAATCCGGTACAGTAA